The genome window CCAAGCATGCTCGCACGCATTCTGGTCCTGATCTCGATGTTGCTCACCACGTCGGCCGTGCTTGCCGACGACGTTCGGCCGTTGCTCGACAAGATGCACGACGCGGGCGAAGGGCTCGTCTCGCTGACCAGCGGGCTCAAGATGATCGACTTCGACTTCGACACCAGCGACGAGGTCTGGCGATTCGGCAAGCTCAACCTGCTTCGCGGCGACGACGGCGATGCGATCCACGTCCTCTTCACACGTCGGGCCGACCCCGACGGCAACGCAGCCGAGGAGAAGCTCGAGTACCTGCTTGCCGACGGGCAATTGGTCGATCGCAACTATCGCAGCAAGACCGAAGTGCGTCGCACGCTGCCCGAGGAAGACCAGGATCGCGACTTGCTCGCGCTCGGCGAAGGGCCGTTCCCGCTGCCGATCGGGCAGGATCCGGAGCGCGTGCTCCGGCTGTTCGAGGTGTCGCTGGTCGACGTCGCGAGCGACAATGAGTTCGAGGTCGACCCGATCGACGGAACGCGACGCCTGCGTCTCGTGCCGAAGCCTGAAACGCCTCTGTCCGAGCAGTTTCAGGTTCTGGAGGTCGACGTCGACACGACCACCGGCATGGCCCGGCAGGTCACCACCCTCGATGCCGGCGGCATCAACCTGCGAATCGTCGAACTCCGCAACGCCGCCGTCAATGCCAACGACGCGGCCGAGCCGACGCTGGAGCCGGTCGATCTTTCAGACTGGAACGTAACGGTCGAGGCGCTGTAGCCGCTCTACGGTTCGCCGTGCCCGAAGGCCACACGATTCATCGAGCGGCCAAGGACCAGACGCCGCTCGTGGCCGGAAAGAAGCTGCGCGTCTCTGCCCACGACGGTCGCTGCGACGAAGAGGCCGCCCTGCTCGATGGCAAAAAGCTCAACGCCATCGAGCCGCTCGGCAAGCACCTCTTCTACCACTTCGCCGGCCGAGACAAGCTCACGCTCCACTGCCACCTCGGCCTGCTGGGCAAATTTCGCCTTCACAAGAAGGACCCGCCCGAGCCACGCGGCGCGACGCGGCTTCGCTTTCGTGCCGGCGACGCGGTGGTCGACTTCGTCGCGACGCTCAAGGCTGAAGTGCTCGACCCCGACGGCACGGCCGAAGCGAAATCGAAGATCGGCCCCGACCCGCTCGACCCCAGGGCTGACGTCGAGAAGGTCTGGCGACGCATCAGCAAATCGACCGCCCCCATCGGCGGCCTGCTCATGAACCAGCACGTCGTCAGCGGCATCGGCAACATCTATCGCTGTGAGATCCTCTTTCGCCAGAAGGTCCACCCGCGCACGCCCGGCAAGCAGCTCACGCGCGACCAGTTCGACGCCATCTGGCGCGACAGCGTCGACCTGCTCAAGCTCGGCGTGAAGTACAACCGCATCATCACCGTCGACCGCGACTTCGCCAAGGAACGCTTCGGCAAGACGTACTCCAAGCTGTCGCGGCGCGACGGCTTCTACGTCTACAAGAAGACCAAGTGTCCGATGACCGGCGGGCCGGTGGAGATGTTCGAGATCGCGAACCGCCGCGTCTTCTTCTCGCCCAAGTGGCAGCCGATGCCGAAGGGTGCGTGAGCGATGACGCCCGTCGCCACCGGCCCGCTCGCCACGCTGACGACGGCGTGGTTCGACCGCTACTGCCGCTTCGCCCTGTGGCGACACTTCCACGCCGTGCGGGTTTACCGGGATGATGCGTCGTCCCTGTCCGTCATCCCGAGCGCAGCCGAGGGACCTCGCCGCGGCTCACGCGTGGAGGAGCGTGATCAGGCGAGGTCCTTCGACTCGCCGCGCTCGCTCAGGATGACGGAGGGAACGCCGCGCATCGTCGTCGCTGCGACGCACCAGAGCTTCTGGGACGGCATCGTGCTGGGCGACCTGCTCCGCCGATTCGGCTGGCGACGGCGGTTTGTCATGATCGACCAGAAGCAGGTCGACCGGCACCCGTTCTTCCCACGCATCGGCGGGTTTGGCGTCGATCTCGACGACCCGGCCGACCGCCGACGGGCGATCGGTTACGCGTCGTCGCTGCTCCGCGAAGCGAACGAGCCGGCGGCGCTGGTCATCTTTCCGCAGGGCCGGATCGAGCCGGACGACGCCGACCTGTCGGCCGTGTCGCGTTCGCCCGAACTGATCGCCCGCAGGGCTGACGCGCCGGTGCTGCACGTCGCGATCCGCTACCGCTTCTGGTTCGCCCAGCGGCCCGAGGTGCTCGTCGCAACCGGCGACGACCTGCCATCGGCCCGGGTGATACTCGACGATGCCTGCCGCGACTTCGCCGCAGGCCAGGTCCTGGTCCGCGGTCGCCGCTCGATCAAGGACTGGCGCCTGTCGGGTCGCGGTCATGCCGCACCCGACGAGCGCGAGCGTCAGCTTGTCGAGGATGTCTGATACTGCAAGCGACCAACGCCGGCGCATCCGTCATCCTGAGCGAGCGCAGCGAGCCGAAGGACCTCGCCTGCCGCGATCGCACAGAGCCAGACGAGGTCACTCGGCTGCGCTCGGGATGACGGAGTGGGCGTTGCGCGGCGTCTGGCGAACACACACAACCGCCCGGCGTCGTGTGACGCCGGGCGGTTGCGTTGTCTGAAATGACGACGTCTTGTCGAGGCTCAAGCCCGGCGACGACGCAGCCCGACGAGGCCGAGCAGGCCCGCCGCACCGGCAGCCATCGGCTCGGGAATGACGGTGCCTGCTAGCACGAAGTTGTCGAAGCCTGCGTAATCGCTGCCGCCGTTCTGCGTTACATTCAGCTCGAACGAGAAGCTTGAGGCCGCATCTGGGATTGCGACAGCTTCATTACCGTCGCCAAAGACACCACCGACTCCGTTCAGACCTGTCACCAAGAAGACCGGCGCGCTCTCAACGCCGTCGATCGTGACGGTGTAGCTGACGCTGTCCCCAGCGTCGAAACCATCGATGTCATAGTCGAATGAAAAAGAAGTGGCTTCAAACAGCGAGAGATCGAAGCTAGCCGTCGTGGCAGTAGCAAAATCTACGTTCGGGTTGTCGCCGTTCTCAATGTCCCGAGCTCCGAGAAAGTTGCCACTTCCGACCGAGATCGTCGCCAGCGAGCTGACAGAGTCCCAGATGTCGGTGCTCGATGAAAAGCTGCCCAGTGCTGGCGAGTATGTGAAGCCAAGCGTCGAGTTGCCGTCGAAATCTTCTTCAGCGATTGTTGCTGCCGAGGCCGTGCCGGCGGTGGTGAGGGCCGCGAGGGTCGCGGCGGTGAGGAGTTTCGTGTGCATAATTTCCTTGTTCTTCCCTCGGGAGTGGCTGTCGGATCGCCCGGCCCCCGACGGGTCCAGACGGCCTCCTCCGACATGCGGCGAGCATAGCGGCAGCCTCCACCGTGTGCACTCGCAAATGGCGCTAAGTCTTTGCTAAGGCGTCGCGGCAAAATCCGCCTCGGCCAGTTCGCTGACGATCTTGCCGCTCAAGGCCACCAGCGGCAGACCTCCGCCAGGATGGGTCGCCCCGCCGGCGAACAGGAGGTTTTTCAGGCGTTTGTCGCGATTCGGCGGACGCAGGAACGCCTGGATCCGCCCATTCCCGCCCACGCCGTAGATGCCGCCAGCATTGGCTCGATAGCGATCGCGCAGGTCGGGCGGGGTCCAGCGGTCCTCGACCACGATCTTCTGCCGCAGACCCTCCAAACCGCACCGCCGTTCCAGAAGGTCGAGGACCCGCTCTCGATACGCGTCGCCGTGCGTCGACCAGTCGATCGACGCACCTTTGCCGTGGATGGCCGGGGCACTGACGAGGACGAACAGGTTTTCGCACCCGGCCGGGGCCTGCGTCGGGTCGGTGGCGCTGCTTCGGCAGACGTAGATGCACGGATCGTCAGGCGTCGTGCCCAGATCGAACATCGCCCGCAGGTCGCCGCCTTCGCCCAAGTAGTCGGCCGGCATGAACTTGTGGTGGTGGGCGATCTGCGGCAGCTCGCCGTCGACGCCCAGCAGCAGGACCATCCCGCTGCCGCCGGGGTCGAGCTTGTCGAGCTTCGCGTCAGGCCGATGCGGGCGATGGTCGGGGTCGATCAGCTCGCGAAAAGCGCTGATCGTGTCGGCGTTGCAGACGACGAGGTCGGCGTCGAGGTGCTGGCCGTCGCTCAGCGTGACGCCGGTCACGGCGGACGCATCGACATCGATCCGCGACACCGAGACGCCCGTGACGATCTCGACGCCGTTCTCACGGGCCAGGTCCGCGAGCGCCTCGGCCAGTCGATACATGCCGCCACGGACGTACCAGCCGCCGAAGTGCATCTCGGCATGCGGGATGACGCAGAGTGTGCCGGGTGCCTTCCACGGGCTGGCACCGCTGTAGGTCGCGTATTGGTAGAGGACGGCCCGCAGCTTCTCGTGACGCACGTGTCGGTCGACCAGCTTGGCGTACCGCTGGAACATCCCGATGCGGAACGGCACGGTGGCCATGGCGAGCCCCTGGCGTGGCCCGCCGCCGTTGTGGATAAGCTGTTCCGGGGCGTGCGACAAAAAGAGCTCACCCGCGAGGTCCCAGACGCGTTTGCCGCGATCGAGGAAGGCGGCGAAGCCGTCGACGTCGCTGGGGCTGAGTCGGCGGACATTTTCAAGTGTGTCTACGCGATCGCGGCACAGCTCAAACGTCGTGCCGTCCGGCCACGTGAACCGGGAGATTGGGTCCAGGCGGACGAGATCGAGCCGCTCCTGCAGCTCGGCCCCGCCGCTGTGGAAAAGTTGTTCAAAAACGAACGGCAGCGTCAGCAGCGACGGGCCGGTATCGAAGGTGAAGTGCTCGCCCGGGCGGTTCGGGTGCGGGAGGGCTCGTCGGTTGAGTTTCCCACCGAGGGTGTCGTTGCGTTCGACCAGCGTGACGCGATGGCCGTTGGCACCGAGCCGGATGGCGGCTGCGAGTCCCCCGACGCCACCTCCGACGACGATGACGCGTTTGGACTCGCTCACGGCCGATGACGCTACGCGACGCGGCCGGACCTGCTTTCATCCGTTGCTGCGCGTGGAGGTCGCCTGAAGGGTCTGGAGCCCCTGCAACGTTGCCTTAACGCAATCTTATCGAGATTTCGTCCCTCAAACTGGCGGTTCCGGCGTCTGGCTTGCATCTGCAGCTGCGGCGCGGCGTACGTTCGTGCCCCGGGCACGGAGGCTCGCAACCCCGATGCGCATTTTGTGGACGACGTGTCGTCTGCCCGTGCACCCCAACGCGATCTTTACCTGCCAGCTCTAATCTCCCTCGCAATGACTTCGACCCGCCGACCTTTTGCAGGCCGACCGATTTTTTCGCGACCTCGTGTCGGCCAACGCGGCTTCACGCTGGTCGAGTTGCTCGTCGTCATCGGCATCATCGCCCTGCTGGTGAGCATCCTGCTGCCGTCGCTGAACCGGGCTCGCGAGAGTGCCAACACCGTCAAGTGCGCCAGCAACGCGCGGCAGTTGGCGACTGCGATGCAGCTGTACGTGAACGAGAACGAGGGCTGGCTCGCAGGGCCGCACACGAGCGGGCGTCGCTGGAACTACGGCGACCCCAACGCGATCAACAACGGTGATCCGACCGACAGCATCGACGCGATGGACCCGCTGTCGGAGCGAAACGCACCGGTTCAAAACATGGACTGGATGAGCCCGACGCTCGGACTCGTGCTCGGCGATCTCCCCGAAAACGAC of Planctomycetota bacterium contains these proteins:
- a CDS encoding DNA-formamidopyrimidine glycosylase family protein, producing MPEGHTIHRAAKDQTPLVAGKKLRVSAHDGRCDEEAALLDGKKLNAIEPLGKHLFYHFAGRDKLTLHCHLGLLGKFRLHKKDPPEPRGATRLRFRAGDAVVDFVATLKAEVLDPDGTAEAKSKIGPDPLDPRADVEKVWRRISKSTAPIGGLLMNQHVVSGIGNIYRCEILFRQKVHPRTPGKQLTRDQFDAIWRDSVDLLKLGVKYNRIITVDRDFAKERFGKTYSKLSRRDGFYVYKKTKCPMTGGPVEMFEIANRRVFFSPKWQPMPKGA
- a CDS encoding lysophospholipid acyltransferase family protein, which produces MTPVATGPLATLTTAWFDRYCRFALWRHFHAVRVYRDDASSLSVIPSAAEGPRRGSRVEERDQARSFDSPRSLRMTEGTPRIVVAATHQSFWDGIVLGDLLRRFGWRRRFVMIDQKQVDRHPFFPRIGGFGVDLDDPADRRRAIGYASSLLREANEPAALVIFPQGRIEPDDADLSAVSRSPELIARRADAPVLHVAIRYRFWFAQRPEVLVATGDDLPSARVILDDACRDFAAGQVLVRGRRSIKDWRLSGRGHAAPDERERQLVEDV
- the crtI gene encoding phytoene desaturase family protein, yielding MSESKRVIVVGGGVGGLAAAIRLGANGHRVTLVERNDTLGGKLNRRALPHPNRPGEHFTFDTGPSLLTLPFVFEQLFHSGGAELQERLDLVRLDPISRFTWPDGTTFELCRDRVDTLENVRRLSPSDVDGFAAFLDRGKRVWDLAGELFLSHAPEQLIHNGGGPRQGLAMATVPFRIGMFQRYAKLVDRHVRHEKLRAVLYQYATYSGASPWKAPGTLCVIPHAEMHFGGWYVRGGMYRLAEALADLARENGVEIVTGVSVSRIDVDASAVTGVTLSDGQHLDADLVVCNADTISAFRELIDPDHRPHRPDAKLDKLDPGGSGMVLLLGVDGELPQIAHHHKFMPADYLGEGGDLRAMFDLGTTPDDPCIYVCRSSATDPTQAPAGCENLFVLVSAPAIHGKGASIDWSTHGDAYRERVLDLLERRCGLEGLRQKIVVEDRWTPPDLRDRYRANAGGIYGVGGNGRIQAFLRPPNRDKRLKNLLFAGGATHPGGGLPLVALSGKIVSELAEADFAATP